A genomic region of Sander vitreus isolate 19-12246 chromosome 11, sanVit1, whole genome shotgun sequence contains the following coding sequences:
- the LOC144525850 gene encoding trace amine-associated receptor 13c-like yields MMEILEEVELCFPLLNSSCKKPMRTPFEFILSYIILSSITLLTTTLNLLIIISISHFKQLYTPSNLLLLSLAVSDFFVGLLMVFQIILIDGCWFLGDLMCTLYYLLDYTITSASIGTMVLISIDRYVAICDPLHYSTKVTQKRVQVCVFLCWFFSIIFQILILKDNLKQPGRYNSCSGECVVVSDYIAGLVDLVVSFIGPVTVIIVLYMKVFVVAVSQARAMRSHIAAVTLQGSVKVTAKKSEMKAARTLGVVVVVFLICLCPYFCVAYTGDNLLNASSDAFVMCLFYFNSCLNPLIYALFYPWFRKCLKLVITLQILQPGSSETNIL; encoded by the exons atgATGGAGATCCTGGAAGAAGTTGAACTCTGCTTCCCACTCCTCAATTCCTCCTGCAAGAAGCCAATGCGTACTCCCTTTGAGTTCATACTGTCTTACATTATACTGTCCTCCATCACTCTGCTCACCACAACTCTCAACCTGCTAATCATCATCTCCATCTCCCACTTCAA GCAGCTCTACACCCCCtccaacctcctcctcctctctctggctgtctcaGATTTCTTCGTGGGCCTCCTCATGGTCTTTCAAATTATACTCATAGACGGCTGCTGGTTTCTTGGTGACCTCATGTGTACTCTGTATTATCTTTTGGACTATACCATTACTTCAGCATCAATAGGAACCATGGTGCTCATATCTATTGACCGCTATGTGGCTATTTGTGATCCTCTGCATTACTCCACTAAAGTCACACAAAAAAGAGTtcaagtctgtgtttttctgtgttggtttttttccataatttttcaaattctgattctgaaggACAACTTGAAACAACCAGGCAGGTATAACTCCTGTTCTGGAGAGTGTGTGGTTGTCAGTGACTACATTGCAGGACTTGTTGATCTGGTTGTATCCTTTATCGGTCCTGTCACTGTCATCATAGTTCTGTATATGAAAGTGTTTGTAGTGGCTGTGTCTCAGGCTCGTGCCATGCGCTCTCATATTGCAGCTGTCACACTTCAGGGTTCAGTGAAAGTAACTGCTAAGAAATCTGAAATGAAAGCAGCCAGGACTCTCGGTGTTGTTGTAGTTGTGTTTCTAATATGTCTCTGCCCATATTTCTGTGTTGCTTATACAGGCGATAACTTGCTCAATGCTTCATCCGATGCCTTTGTAATGTGTCTTTTCTATTTTAACTCCTGTTTAAACCCTCTGATCTATGCTCTTTTTTACCCCTGGTTCAGAAAATGTCTTAAACTTGTTATAACGCTTCAGATACTGCAGCCTGGCTCCAGTGAGACCAACATACtatag
- the LOC144525851 gene encoding trace amine-associated receptor 4-like — MEILEEVELCFPQLLNASCKKPMRTHFEIILSYIILSSITLLTTTLNLLIIISISHFKQLHSPTNLLLLSLAVSDFFVGLLMFFQIILIDGCWFLSDLMCTLYYLLDYIITSASVGSMVLISIDRYVAICDPLHYSTKVTEKRVKVCVCLCWICSVIFQILVLSDNLKQPGRYNSCSGECVVVSDYIAGLVDLVVSFIGPVTVIIVLYMRVFVVAVSQARAMRSHIAAVTLQGSVKVTAKKSEMKAARTLGVVVVVFLICLCPYYSVALTDNLLNPVSAAFVICLYYFNSCLNPLIYALFYPWFRKCLKLVVTLQILQPGSSESNIL, encoded by the exons ATGGAGATCCTGGAAGAAGTTGAACTCTGCTTCCCACAACTCCTCAATGCATCCTGCAAGAAGCCAATGCGTACTCACTTTGAGATCATACTGTCTTACATTATACTGTCCTCCATCACTCTGCTCACCACAACTCTCAACCTGCTAATCATCATCTCCATCTCCCACTTCAA GCAGCTCCACAGCCCCaccaacctcctcctcctctctctggctgtctcaGATTTCTTCGTGGGCCTCCTCATGTTCTTTCAAATTATACTCATAGATGGCTGCTGGTTCCTCAGTGACCTCATGTGTACTCTGTATTATCTTTTGGACTACATCATTACTTCTGCTTCAGTGGGAAGCATGGTGCTTATATCTATTGACCGCTATGTGGCTATTTGTGATCCTCTGCATTACTCCACTAAAGTCACAGAAAAAAGAGTTaaagtctgtgtttgtctgtgttggaTATGTTCTGTAATCTTTCAAATTCTGGTGCTAAGTGATAACTTGAAACAACCAGGCAGGTATAACTCCTGCTCTGGAGAGTGTGTGGTTGTCAGTGACTACATCGCAGGACTTGTTGATCTGGTGGTATCCTTTATCGGTCCTGTCACTGTCATCATAGTTCTGTATATGAGAGTGTTTGTAGTGGCTGTGTCTCAGGCTCGTGCCATGCGCTCTCATATTGCAGCTGTCACACTTCAGGGTTCAGTGAAAGTAACTGCTAAGAAATCTGAAATGAAAGCAGCCAGGACTCTCGGTGTTGTTGTAGTTGTGTTTCTAATATGTCTCTGCCCATATTACTCTGTTGCTCTTACTGATAACTTGCTCAATCCTGTATCTGCTGCATTTGTAATATGTCTGTATTATTTTAACTCCTGTCTAAATCCTCTGATTTATGCCCTTTTCTACCCTTGGTTCAGAAAATGTCTTAAACTTGTTGTAACCCTTCAGATACTGCAGCCTGGCTCCAGTGAGAGCAACATACTATAG